In the genome of Notamacropus eugenii isolate mMacEug1 chromosome 5, mMacEug1.pri_v2, whole genome shotgun sequence, one region contains:
- the LOC140505273 gene encoding interleukin-18-like — MADEMYCDLGDNAINLIETEFRDGTLYFKAEDDDCLQSDDFRKLENPKNVILRNLNNQVLMKRSGMDIAVLEDMLDSEIQANAPQTIFIIQAYKESEPNGLAIAILVKSKNQIYSLSCQNKELRFKEGPTPNHIAATTSDFIFYQKKVIGHEKMQFESSLYPGYFLACEKEQQGYFKLVLKEGCQEEDKFMMFIVQYC; from the exons ATGGCTGATGAAATGTACTGTGATCTGGGTGACAATGCTATCAACCTTATAGAGACAGAATTTCGAGATGGTACACTTTACTTTAAAG CTGAAGATGATG ATTGCCTGCAATCAGATGATTTCCGTAAACTGGAAAACCCCAAAAATGTAATCTTAAGAAACTTGAACAATCAAGTTCTCATGAAAAGAAGTGGGATGGACATAGCTGTGCTCGAGGATATGTTGGATTCTGAGATTCAAG CAAATGCACCCCAAACCATATTTATAATACAAGCCTATAAAGAGAGTGAACCCAATGGTTTGGCAATAGCCATCTTGGTGAAGAGTAAAAATCAGATTTATAGTCTGTCTTGCCAGAACAAAGAACTTCGATTTAAG gaAGGTCCTACTCCAAATCATATTGCAGCTACAACAAGTGACTTTATATTCTACCAAAAGAAGGTTATAGGCCATGAGAAGATGCAATTTGAGTCTTCATTGTACCCAGGATATTTTCTGGCTTGTGAGAAGGAACAGCAAGGCTAttttaaacttgttttaaaaGAAGGCTGTCAAGAGGAGGATAAGTTTATGATGTTTATTGTTCAATATtgctag